In uncultured Bacteroides sp., one genomic interval encodes:
- the aroB gene encoding 3-dehydroquinate synthase — translation MNKQEVILCNDLEKDLLGAMNSKSYDKLFILTDENTELHCLPAINKLLNDNNAISVTIPAGDLNKNMDTLAHVWTQLSQKGATRHSLLINLGGGMTTDLGGFAAATFKRGIKYINIPTTLLSMVDASVGGKTGINFNGLKNEIGAFAPASSVLIETEFLKTLDKENFFSGYAEMLKHGLISNTEHWAELLNFPTDTLDYTRLKELVGKSVQIKEDIVEQDPYEQGIRKALNLGHTVGHAFESLSFEEDRPVLHGYAVAWGIVCELYLSSVKTGFPTDKLRQTVQFIKENYGRFSIDCKIYDKLYAYMLHDKKNTAGIINFTLLKDVGEICINQSADKDEIFEMFDFYRECMGL, via the coding sequence ATGAACAAACAAGAGGTAATTCTTTGCAATGATTTAGAAAAAGATCTGCTAGGTGCAATGAACAGCAAGTCATATGATAAGCTTTTTATTCTGACAGACGAAAACACAGAACTTCACTGCTTGCCGGCTATCAATAAACTATTGAATGACAATAATGCAATCTCTGTAACTATACCTGCAGGAGATTTGAATAAAAATATGGATACATTGGCTCATGTATGGACACAGCTGAGCCAGAAAGGTGCAACCCGTCACTCTTTACTTATCAATTTAGGTGGAGGAATGACTACCGATTTGGGTGGTTTTGCCGCTGCTACCTTTAAAAGAGGTATCAAATATATCAATATTCCTACTACTCTTTTATCAATGGTCGATGCTTCTGTTGGAGGAAAAACCGGGATTAATTTCAATGGATTAAAGAACGAGATCGGTGCATTTGCTCCTGCAAGTAGCGTGCTGATTGAAACAGAGTTCTTAAAAACTCTTGATAAAGAGAATTTCTTTTCGGGTTATGCCGAAATGCTGAAACATGGGCTTATAAGTAATACTGAACATTGGGCAGAGCTGCTCAACTTTCCAACTGACACCCTTGATTATACCAGGTTGAAAGAGCTGGTGGGTAAATCTGTGCAAATAAAAGAAGATATTGTAGAACAAGATCCATACGAACAAGGTATCCGTAAAGCGCTGAATCTGGGACACACAGTTGGTCATGCTTTCGAAAGTCTTTCGTTTGAAGAAGATCGTCCGGTTCTGCATGGTTATGCTGTAGCATGGGGAATTGTTTGCGAGCTTTACCTTTCATCCGTAAAAACAGGCTTTCCAACAGATAAATTAAGGCAAACCGTTCAGTTTATAAAAGAGAATTATGGTCGTTTCAGCATTGACTGCAAGATATACGACAAATTATATGCATACATGCTTCACGATAAGAAGAATACAGCAGGTATTATCAATTTCACTCTACTAAAAGATGTAGGAGAAATATGCATCAATCAATCTGCCGATAAAGACGAGATATTCGAAATGTTCGATTTTTATCGCGAGTGTATGGGGCTTTAA
- a CDS encoding TonB-dependent receptor, with protein MKHKLTLLILCLFSTLSLEAQSDRALVSGKLLDNTTKTPVEQAAIRVLSLPDSTFVTGVSSKKDGSFSISSLKKGHYVIKVSFIGYATVAKPFQISSAKPSANLGEILLKPDAVMLKGTVVTAEAPPVTVVEDTMVYNASAYRTQEGAMLEELVKKLPGAEVSSEGKVTINGKEVKKIMVDGKEFFSDDPKVAMKNLPVNMVENVKAYDKKSDLARITGIDDGEEETVLDLTVKKGMKKGWLGNVITGTGSQNRYEAGLMASQFKDDSQVTVIGSANNTNNKGFSEFGDAGQGMSGNAGSGINATKSIGLNFAKENDKVEVGGNVNYGRSDMDAKMKSNSETFIGNSSTFGTSSNSSRRFRDDVNGNFRLEWKPDTLTNIIFRPNVSYSKTTSISSGNSTTSNNSHQLVNNRVSTSNSLSDNVSMRGNLQINRKLNNKGRSFTFRAEYGYNNSSSDKYSYANTYFNLLDKTDLKDQYIDNTGKGFNYRLQAIYIEPIFDKRFLQFRYSYQNKYSASDKYSYAALNNYGPTIGYQDKIYNSDYVDSLSNCLSNRYATNQFELSMRTIRTKYMYNIGISLEPQSSKSKTTVGLNKGKDISQSVLNFSPTFDMHYRFSKQKQLRFMYRGSSTAPDINNLQAVIDKTDTLNIRNGNPNLKPSYSNRFMLFFNNYMKESQSSIMAHLNFSNTLNSVASKMRYNQNTGGKITDLVNVNGNWSANGFLNYNTPLRNKKFTISTFSNASFSDAVSYTSISANSAAEAQKSTTHSMNLSQRLTGNFRCDLLDFTLNGSVRYSLIKNNSNRESFDYTVGSSTNINLPWSIYLSSDLNYNIKNGYSGSYQKNEVMWNAQLSKTFLRSNNATIRFKIYDILHQQSNLSRTVTESLMQDIEYNTLGSYFMVHFVYRFNTLGKNAPSRRGFDRRGPYDGPRERRQGGGGFGGPGGGPGMM; from the coding sequence ATGAAACACAAATTGACATTATTGATTTTGTGCTTATTCAGCACTCTTTCCTTAGAGGCACAGTCTGACCGTGCTTTGGTTTCGGGAAAGCTTCTCGACAACACGACAAAAACGCCGGTTGAGCAAGCGGCTATTCGTGTGCTTTCTTTGCCAGACAGCACTTTTGTAACCGGAGTATCAAGCAAAAAAGACGGCTCATTTTCTATTTCAAGTCTTAAAAAAGGACATTATGTAATAAAGGTGTCATTTATAGGTTATGCTACCGTTGCAAAACCATTTCAGATTTCGTCAGCAAAACCTTCTGCTAATTTAGGTGAGATTTTGCTGAAACCAGATGCTGTAATGCTGAAAGGTACAGTTGTAACTGCTGAGGCTCCACCGGTAACAGTTGTTGAAGATACAATGGTTTATAACGCATCTGCTTACCGTACTCAGGAAGGTGCAATGCTTGAAGAATTAGTCAAGAAGCTTCCTGGTGCGGAGGTTAGTTCCGAAGGAAAAGTAACCATTAACGGTAAGGAAGTAAAGAAGATAATGGTGGATGGAAAAGAATTCTTTAGTGATGACCCTAAAGTTGCAATGAAAAATTTGCCAGTTAATATGGTTGAGAACGTTAAAGCGTATGATAAAAAGTCTGACTTAGCCCGAATAACTGGAATTGATGATGGAGAAGAAGAAACTGTTCTTGACCTGACTGTAAAGAAAGGAATGAAGAAAGGATGGCTTGGAAATGTTATCACTGGTACAGGCAGCCAAAATAGATATGAAGCTGGCTTAATGGCTAGCCAGTTTAAAGATGATTCACAGGTTACAGTGATTGGATCGGCTAATAATACAAACAATAAGGGGTTCTCTGAATTTGGAGATGCCGGACAGGGAATGAGCGGAAATGCCGGGTCGGGTATTAATGCTACTAAATCTATTGGTTTAAACTTTGCAAAAGAAAACGATAAAGTAGAAGTTGGTGGTAATGTGAATTATGGTAGGTCGGATATGGATGCTAAAATGAAAAGTAATTCAGAAACATTTATTGGAAATAGTTCTACATTTGGAACCAGTAGCAATTCATCAAGACGTTTCAGAGATGATGTAAATGGAAACTTCCGTTTGGAGTGGAAACCAGATACGCTTACCAATATTATATTCCGTCCTAATGTATCTTATTCAAAAACTACTAGTATAAGTAGTGGTAACTCTACTACTTCTAATAATAGTCATCAGCTGGTTAACAATAGAGTTTCTACTTCAAATAGCCTTTCCGATAATGTTTCTATGAGAGGAAACTTGCAAATTAACAGGAAACTGAATAATAAAGGAAGAAGTTTTACTTTTCGTGCCGAGTACGGATATAATAATAGTAGTTCTGATAAGTACTCATATGCTAATACATATTTTAATCTTCTAGACAAAACTGATCTCAAAGATCAATACATTGATAATACAGGTAAAGGATTTAACTATCGCTTGCAAGCAATCTATATTGAACCAATATTCGATAAACGTTTTCTTCAGTTTAGATATAGTTATCAGAATAAATATTCTGCATCTGATAAGTACTCTTATGCTGCTTTGAATAATTATGGACCTACAATCGGTTATCAGGATAAGATTTATAACAGTGATTATGTAGACTCTTTAAGTAACTGTTTGAGTAACCGTTATGCTACAAATCAGTTTGAACTTTCTATGAGAACAATCCGCACTAAATATATGTATAATATTGGTATTAGTCTGGAACCTCAATCTTCAAAAAGTAAAACTACTGTTGGACTGAATAAAGGAAAAGATATTTCTCAGAGCGTGCTAAACTTCTCACCAACATTTGATATGCATTACCGTTTCTCAAAGCAAAAACAATTGAGATTTATGTATAGAGGAAGCAGTACGGCTCCGGATATAAACAATCTGCAAGCTGTTATTGACAAGACTGATACATTGAATATAAGGAATGGTAATCCAAATCTAAAACCTTCTTACAGTAACCGTTTTATGCTGTTCTTTAATAACTACATGAAGGAAAGCCAAAGCAGTATTATGGCTCACTTGAACTTTAGCAATACTTTAAACAGCGTAGCTAGTAAAATGAGATATAATCAGAATACAGGTGGTAAGATTACCGATTTGGTTAATGTAAATGGTAACTGGAGTGCTAATGGATTCTTAAACTACAATACTCCTCTAAGAAATAAGAAATTTACGATCAGTACTTTTTCAAATGCTTCTTTCAGTGATGCTGTAAGTTATACCAGTATTTCTGCAAACTCTGCTGCTGAAGCACAAAAAAGTACAACACATAGTATGAATCTTTCACAGCGTTTGACTGGAAATTTCAGGTGTGATCTTTTAGATTTCACTTTGAATGGATCAGTCAGATATTCTTTAATTAAAAACAATAGTAATCGGGAATCATTTGATTACACAGTAGGTAGTAGCACAAATATAAACCTTCCATGGAGTATTTATCTTTCGTCTGATTTGAATTATAATATCAAAAATGGATATAGCGGTAGCTATCAGAAGAATGAAGTGATGTGGAATGCTCAGTTATCAAAGACTTTCTTGAGAAGTAATAATGCTACCATTCGTTTCAAAATATATGATATTCTTCATCAGCAAAGTAATTTAAGCCGTACTGTTACAGAATCATTGATGCAGGACATAGAATATAATACATTGGGAAGTTATTTCATGGTTCACTTTGTTTATAGATTCAATACTCTAGGCAAGAATGCACCTTCCAGACGAGGTTTTGACAGACGTGGCCCGTATGATGGACCACGTGAAAGACGTCAAGGTGGCGGCGGCTTTGGTGGTCCTGGCGGTGGCCCTGGTATGATGTAG
- the cls gene encoding cardiolipin synthase, which translates to MMDWSGIFNEIFSVIYNILYFGVIIGMIIIVILDNRNPVKTMAWILVLTFLPLVGLVFYFFFGRSTRRERIISKKSYNRLMKKPMAEFVAQESYELPADQYQVAQLFRNTNQALPFEGNEIDIYTDGYTKLHALIREMMRAKHHIHLEYYIFENDPVGRLVRDVLIEKARQGVEVRLIYDDVGCWHVPNRFFEEMVEAGINARAFLKVRFPLFTSKVNYRNHRKIVVIDGRVGFVGGMNIALRYMRGFDWGIWRDTHIMIKGKAVHGLQTSFLLDWYFVDQTLLTSSKFFPVLDSKGESLVQIVTSEPTAEWKEIMQGLCLAISSAKKYFYIQTPYFLPTEPILAALQTAALAGVDVRLMLPEHADSTITHLASRSYLKDVLKAGVKVFFYQKGFLHSKLMVSDDALSTVGSTNMDFRSFEHNFEVNAFMYDEPTALRMKEIFLQDQRDSIPVYLKNWEKRPTGQKVKESVVRVLSPLL; encoded by the coding sequence ATAATGGATTGGAGCGGCATATTTAATGAAATATTCTCAGTAATCTATAATATACTTTACTTTGGTGTGATTATAGGGATGATTATAATTGTCATCCTCGATAATCGTAATCCGGTAAAGACAATGGCATGGATACTGGTTCTTACTTTCCTTCCATTAGTTGGCTTAGTGTTTTACTTTTTCTTTGGAAGAAGCACCCGCCGCGAAAGAATTATCAGCAAAAAAAGTTATAACCGTTTGATGAAAAAGCCGATGGCTGAGTTCGTTGCCCAGGAATCTTATGAATTGCCGGCCGATCAGTATCAGGTTGCTCAGCTTTTTCGTAATACCAATCAGGCTCTCCCTTTTGAAGGTAATGAGATTGATATATACACAGATGGTTATACTAAACTTCACGCTCTGATAAGAGAGATGATGCGTGCCAAGCATCACATTCATTTAGAATACTATATTTTTGAAAACGACCCGGTTGGTCGACTTGTTCGTGATGTCTTGATAGAAAAAGCCCGTCAGGGTGTTGAGGTACGTTTAATATACGATGATGTGGGCTGCTGGCATGTTCCAAACCGTTTCTTTGAAGAAATGGTAGAGGCCGGAATAAATGCAAGAGCTTTTCTAAAAGTACGGTTTCCTCTATTTACAAGTAAAGTAAACTATCGTAATCACCGGAAAATAGTTGTGATAGATGGTCGCGTGGGATTCGTGGGAGGAATGAATATTGCCCTGAGATATATGCGCGGTTTCGACTGGGGAATATGGAGAGATACGCATATAATGATTAAGGGAAAGGCGGTTCACGGGCTTCAGACATCATTCCTGCTCGACTGGTACTTTGTAGATCAGACTTTGCTTACTTCATCTAAATTTTTCCCTGTACTAGATTCAAAAGGGGAATCACTTGTTCAGATTGTGACAAGCGAGCCAACAGCCGAGTGGAAAGAAATAATGCAGGGTTTATGTCTGGCAATCAGCAGTGCTAAAAAATATTTTTATATCCAGACTCCTTATTTCTTACCAACAGAGCCTATTCTTGCAGCTTTGCAAACCGCAGCTCTGGCTGGTGTTGACGTTCGCTTAATGCTTCCTGAGCATGCGGATTCTACTATTACCCACCTGGCTTCCCGGTCTTATCTGAAAGATGTGCTTAAGGCTGGCGTAAAGGTGTTCTTTTATCAGAAAGGTTTCCTTCACTCTAAACTAATGGTCTCGGATGATGCACTTTCTACTGTTGGTTCTACCAACATGGATTTCCGGAGCTTTGAGCACAATTTCGAAGTGAATGCTTTTATGTACGACGAACCTACTGCGCTCCGTATGAAAGAAATCTTCCTTCAAGATCAGCGCGACAGCATTCCTGTTTACCTAAAAAACTGGGAGAAACGACCAACTGGTCAGAAAGTAAAAGAATCCGTAGTCAGAGTACTTAGTCCTTTGCTTTAG
- a CDS encoding RsmD family RNA methyltransferase, with product MRVIGGIYKRRRFDVPKTFKARPTTDFAKENIFNVICNNYLDLDDGVTALDLFAGTGSISVELVSRGCDKVISVEKDSAHYAFICKVMELLKTDKCFPIRGDVFRFLDSTREKFDFIFADPPYALSNLADIPRIIFEKDLLKEDGIFILEHGKENNFEDNPHFVERRVYGSVNFSIFSKAKD from the coding sequence ATGCGAGTTATAGGCGGAATATATAAGAGAAGAAGATTTGATGTACCAAAAACATTTAAAGCACGTCCTACTACAGATTTTGCAAAGGAGAACATTTTTAATGTTATCTGCAATAATTATTTAGATCTTGACGATGGCGTTACTGCTCTCGACCTGTTTGCAGGCACCGGTAGCATTAGTGTTGAGCTGGTTTCGCGCGGATGCGATAAAGTTATCTCTGTAGAAAAAGATTCTGCGCATTATGCTTTCATCTGCAAAGTAATGGAATTGCTAAAAACCGACAAGTGTTTCCCTATCCGCGGCGATGTATTCAGATTCCTTGATTCTACACGTGAGAAGTTCGACTTTATCTTTGCCGATCCTCCCTATGCCCTAAGCAATCTGGCGGATATTCCACGGATTATTTTCGAGAAAGACCTGCTCAAAGAAGATGGTATATTTATATTGGAACACGGAAAAGAGAATAACTTTGAAGATAATCCTCACTTTGTAGAAAGAAGAGTATACGGAAGCGTAAACTTCTCTATTTTTTCTAAAGCAAAGGACTAA
- a CDS encoding DUF3822 family protein, whose product MTEKLSISPIDLSNTEQCTLSVRLSAEEFSYSIYNPLQEKAYRFFKKDTHENLSMAANVKEAIKENDFLRQAYRKVNVMVVTKKFTLIPFELFEDEQVETILYHSHTRNENEIVLYNILKKANVVVAFAVDKSAHWQILDQFPDAHFYCQASPLTEYLSGRSKQGNNLKMYAYLRKSSVDVMCYDRGKVLLINNFKCSETADIIYYLLYVWKQLDFNQERDELHLMGNSQNKESVANGVKQFVRQLFVISPEKEFSLNELSKVEDIPFDLQILSLCEL is encoded by the coding sequence ATGACTGAGAAGTTGAGCATATCGCCAATTGATTTATCCAATACAGAACAATGTACCTTGTCCGTTCGCCTGAGCGCGGAAGAGTTCTCTTATTCCATCTACAATCCTTTACAAGAAAAGGCTTACCGCTTCTTTAAGAAGGATACCCATGAAAATTTATCGATGGCTGCCAATGTAAAAGAGGCGATTAAAGAGAACGATTTCCTGAGACAAGCTTACAGGAAAGTCAATGTCATGGTGGTTACAAAGAAGTTCACCCTGATTCCTTTTGAACTTTTCGAAGACGAACAGGTTGAAACAATACTTTATCATAGTCATACTCGTAACGAGAACGAGATTGTTCTTTATAATATTTTGAAGAAAGCCAATGTTGTGGTTGCATTTGCGGTAGATAAAAGCGCTCATTGGCAGATCTTGGACCAATTTCCGGATGCGCATTTCTATTGCCAGGCAAGCCCTCTTACAGAATATCTTTCGGGACGCAGTAAGCAGGGCAATAACCTGAAGATGTATGCTTATCTCAGGAAGAGTTCGGTAGATGTAATGTGCTATGATCGTGGAAAGGTGCTGTTGATTAATAATTTCAAATGCAGCGAAACTGCAGACATTATTTACTACCTGCTTTACGTATGGAAACAACTCGATTTTAATCAGGAAAGAGACGAGCTTCATCTGATGGGTAATTCACAAAATAAGGAATCAGTAGCCAACGGGGTAAAGCAATTTGTAAGGCAATTATTCGTAATAAGTCCAGAAAAAGAGTTTTCATTAAACGAACTATCGAAGGTTGAAGACATTCCCTTCGATCTACAAATTTTATCATTATGCGAGTTATAG
- a CDS encoding AAA family ATPase, with product MINSYLIGQIKENFPYELTSQQSQAVDALADFLLSPVNDSLFILRGYAGTGKTSLVAAVVKTMMKLQQKAILLAPTGRAAKVLSVYSGHPAFTIHKKIYRQQSFSNELSNFSINDNLHQHTLFIVDEASMISNDGLSSSSFGTGRLLDDLVQYVYSGQGCRLLLMGDTAQLPPVGEEESPALTAEVLQGYGLTVREMDLTQVVRQLGDSGILWNATALRQLIADEEAFALPKIKVTGFPDIRVLPGDELIEEINSCYSKVGMDETIVVCRSNKRANIYNKGIRNSILYREEELSGGDLLMVAKNNYFWTEKCAEIDFIANGDMAVVRRVRRTRELYGFRFADVQLTFPDYQDFELEATVLLDTLHTDAPALPKAENDRLFYTILEDYADISTKRERMKKMKADPHYNALQVKYGYAVTCHKAQGGQWKKVFLDQGYISPEMLTPDYIRWLYTAFTRATETLYLVNYPKDQVE from the coding sequence ATGATTAATAGCTATTTGATTGGGCAAATAAAGGAAAATTTCCCTTACGAGCTCACTTCTCAACAGTCTCAGGCAGTGGATGCTTTGGCCGATTTTCTGCTCTCTCCGGTAAACGATTCTCTGTTCATTCTGCGTGGTTATGCCGGAACAGGTAAAACTTCTCTTGTAGCAGCGGTGGTAAAGACTATGATGAAACTACAACAAAAAGCTATTCTTCTTGCACCTACCGGACGGGCAGCCAAGGTGCTGTCTGTTTATTCCGGTCATCCGGCTTTTACCATTCATAAAAAAATATATCGCCAACAGTCATTTAGCAACGAACTCTCTAATTTCTCTATAAACGATAACCTTCATCAGCACACTCTTTTCATTGTTGATGAGGCTTCCATGATTTCTAACGACGGACTTTCCAGCTCATCTTTCGGAACGGGACGCCTGCTCGATGATTTGGTTCAGTATGTTTATTCCGGACAAGGCTGCAGATTGCTATTGATGGGCGACACGGCACAGCTTCCTCCGGTTGGAGAGGAGGAGAGTCCGGCGCTTACTGCCGAAGTTCTTCAGGGATACGGATTGACAGTGCGGGAGATGGACTTAACTCAGGTGGTGCGTCAGTTGGGCGATTCGGGTATTTTATGGAATGCCACGGCGCTGCGCCAGCTCATTGCCGACGAGGAGGCTTTTGCATTGCCAAAAATTAAGGTTACAGGCTTTCCGGATATCCGTGTATTGCCGGGCGACGAGTTGATTGAAGAGATAAACAGCTGTTATAGTAAGGTGGGAATGGACGAAACAATTGTTGTGTGCCGATCTAATAAACGGGCAAATATCTATAATAAAGGAATACGTAACTCGATTCTTTATCGCGAAGAGGAACTTAGCGGGGGAGATTTACTGATGGTGGCAAAGAATAACTATTTCTGGACGGAAAAGTGTGCAGAGATTGACTTTATTGCTAATGGCGATATGGCTGTGGTTCGTCGTGTAAGGCGAACTCGCGAACTGTATGGCTTTCGTTTTGCCGATGTGCAGCTTACTTTTCCCGATTATCAGGACTTTGAGCTGGAAGCAACTGTGCTTCTCGATACGCTTCATACCGATGCTCCGGCACTTCCAAAGGCTGAAAACGATCGGTTATTCTATACTATTTTGGAAGATTATGCCGATATCTCGACCAAACGCGAGCGGATGAAAAAGATGAAAGCCGATCCGCATTACAACGCCTTGCAGGTGAAATACGGATATGCGGTAACTTGTCATAAGGCTCAGGGTGGACAGTGGAAAAAGGTATTTCTTGATCAGGGATATATTTCACCGGAAATGCTCACTCCCGACTATATTCGCTGGCTTTATACTGCCTTTACCCGTGCAACAGAAACTTTATATCTGGTTAACTATCCCAAAGATCAGGTGGAATAA
- the alaS gene encoding alanine--tRNA ligase — MLTAKEIRESFKTFFESKGHQIVPSAPMVIKDDPTLMFTNAGMNQFKDIILGNHPAKYHRVADSQKCLRVSGKHNDLEEVGHDTYHHTMFEMLGNWSFGDYFKKEAIEWAWEYLVTVLKLDPNLLYATVFEGSPADGLERDNEAAAIWGQFLPEDRIINGNRHDNFWEMGDTGPCGPCSEIHIDLRSEEERKAISGLSLVNQSHPQVIEIWNLVFMQFNRKADGSLEGLPAKVIDTGMGFERLCMALQGKTSNYDTDVFQPILKEIAKMAGTEYGADAQNDIAMRVIADHIRTIAFSITDGQLPSNAKAGYVIRRILRRAVRYGYTFLGQKSAFMYKLLPVLIDNMGDAYPELIAQKGLIEKVIKEEEESFLRTLETGIRMLDKAIADVKAAGKNSIEGKDAFTLYDTFGFPLDLTELILRENGLTVDLDGFNAEMQKQKERARNAAAIETGDWITLKEGSSDFVGYDYTEYEVEILRYRQIKQKNQTLYQLVLDHTPFYAESGGQVGDTGVIVSEFETIEIIATKKENNLAVHITKQLPKNMEAPMMACVDTDKRAACAANHSATHLIDQALREVLGEHVEQKGSLVSPDSLRFDFSHFQKVTDEEIRQVEHLVNARIRQNIPLNEYRNIPIADAKELGAIALFGEKYGDEVRVIAFGSSVEFCGGTHVAATGNIGMVKIISESSVAAGVRRIEAYTGAKVEELMDSVQDTLNDMRALFNNVPDLGVAIRKFIEENSGLKKQVDDFMKERQASIKERLLQNVQEINGVKLIRFVTPLPAEAAKNIAFQLRGEITENLLFVAGTEDEDKPMLTVMISDNLVNGGLNAGKLVKEAAKLIQGGGGGQAHFATAGGKNKDGLNAAVDKIIELAGL, encoded by the coding sequence ATGTTGACAGCAAAAGAGATCAGAGAATCATTTAAAACTTTTTTCGAATCCAAAGGACACCAGATTGTACCTTCAGCCCCAATGGTAATTAAAGATGACCCTACATTGATGTTTACCAATGCCGGGATGAATCAGTTTAAAGACATTATTTTGGGTAACCACCCAGCTAAGTATCACCGTGTAGCCGACTCACAAAAATGTTTACGCGTGAGTGGTAAGCACAATGACCTTGAAGAAGTTGGTCACGATACATATCACCACACCATGTTTGAGATGTTGGGTAACTGGTCTTTTGGCGATTACTTTAAGAAAGAAGCTATTGAATGGGCATGGGAATATCTGGTAACAGTTTTGAAGCTCGATCCAAACCTTTTGTATGCCACAGTCTTTGAAGGAAGTCCTGCTGATGGACTGGAACGCGACAACGAAGCAGCTGCTATCTGGGGACAATTCTTACCAGAAGATCGTATTATAAACGGAAACCGTCACGATAACTTCTGGGAAATGGGCGATACAGGTCCTTGCGGTCCTTGTTCCGAAATCCACATTGACTTACGTTCTGAAGAAGAACGGAAAGCCATTAGTGGTCTTTCACTGGTAAATCAGTCTCACCCACAGGTTATTGAAATATGGAACCTTGTGTTTATGCAGTTCAACCGCAAGGCTGACGGCAGTCTGGAAGGACTTCCTGCAAAAGTTATCGATACAGGTATGGGCTTTGAGCGTCTTTGTATGGCTCTTCAGGGAAAAACATCAAACTATGATACTGATGTATTCCAACCTATTTTGAAAGAAATCGCTAAAATGGCGGGAACTGAATATGGTGCCGATGCACAAAACGATATTGCAATGCGTGTTATTGCCGACCATATCCGTACTATTGCTTTCTCTATTACCGATGGTCAGTTGCCATCGAACGCAAAAGCCGGATATGTAATCAGAAGAATTCTGCGCCGCGCCGTTCGTTACGGATATACTTTCTTAGGTCAGAAATCGGCCTTCATGTATAAGTTACTTCCTGTGCTTATCGACAATATGGGTGACGCTTATCCTGAATTGATTGCTCAGAAAGGATTGATTGAGAAAGTTATCAAGGAAGAAGAAGAATCATTCCTTCGCACACTTGAAACCGGTATCCGCATGCTCGACAAGGCAATTGCCGATGTTAAAGCCGCTGGAAAGAACAGCATTGAAGGTAAAGATGCATTTACTCTATATGACACTTTTGGTTTCCCATTAGACCTTACAGAACTTATTCTGAGAGAAAACGGACTGACTGTTGATCTTGACGGATTCAACGCTGAAATGCAGAAACAAAAAGAGCGTGCACGTAACGCTGCTGCTATTGAAACAGGCGACTGGATTACTCTGAAAGAAGGTTCTTCCGATTTCGTTGGTTACGATTATACTGAATACGAAGTAGAAATCCTTCGTTACCGTCAGATTAAACAAAAGAACCAGACTCTTTATCAGCTAGTTCTTGATCACACTCCTTTCTATGCTGAAAGCGGTGGTCAGGTAGGCGATACAGGTGTTATCGTTAGTGAGTTCGAAACTATCGAAATTATTGCAACTAAAAAAGAAAACAACCTGGCCGTTCATATTACAAAACAACTTCCAAAGAATATGGAAGCTCCTATGATGGCTTGTGTTGATACAGATAAGAGAGCTGCCTGTGCAGCAAACCACTCTGCTACTCACCTTATCGACCAGGCTTTACGCGAGGTTCTTGGAGAACATGTTGAGCAAAAGGGTTCTTTGGTTTCACCAGACTCTTTACGTTTCGACTTCTCTCACTTCCAGAAAGTAACTGATGAAGAAATTCGTCAGGTAGAACACCTGGTAAATGCAAGAATCCGCCAGAATATTCCATTGAATGAATACAGAAATATTCCTATTGCTGATGCAAAAGAACTAGGTGCAATTGCATTGTTCGGTGAAAAGTACGGCGATGAAGTTCGTGTTATTGCCTTTGGCTCATCTGTTGAGTTCTGTGGTGGAACACACGTGGCTGCTACCGGAAACATCGGTATGGTAAAAATCATTTCTGAAAGTTCGGTTGCTGCCGGAGTTAGAAGAATTGAAGCTTACACAGGAGCTAAAGTGGAAGAATTGATGGATAGCGTACAAGATACGCTGAATGATATGAGAGCTTTATTCAATAATGTTCCAGATCTAGGGGTAGCAATCCGCAAATTCATTGAAGAAAATTCAGGATTAAAGAAGCAAGTGGACGATTTCATGAAAGAAAGACAAGCTAGCATCAAAGAAAGATTGCTTCAAAACGTACAAGAAATCAACGGAGTGAAGTTAATCAGATTTGTTACTCCGCTGCCAGCTGAAGCTGCTAAGAATATTGCTTTCCAATTACGTGGTGAGATTACTGAAAACTTGCTTTTTGTAGCCGGAACTGAAGATGAAGATAAACCAATGCTTACCGTGATGATTTCTGATAACCTGGTTAATGGCGGATTAAACGCAGGCAAACTGGTTAAAGAAGCTGCCAAATTAATTCAAGGTGGCGGCGGTGGCCAAGCACACTTTGCAACTGCTGGTGGTAAGAACAAAGATGGTCTTAACGCAGCTGTTGATAAGATTATAGAACTTGCTGGTTTATAA